Proteins found in one Lutimonas zeaxanthinifaciens genomic segment:
- a CDS encoding MmcQ/YjbR family DNA-binding protein codes for MNVEEFRIYCLSKHKVTEEFPFDETTLVFKVCGKMFALTGLDNPEFKVNLKCDPDRALELRESYDSIDEGYHMSKVHWNTLTIDGSFSDKLFCELIDHSYELVIKGLPKKIREEFFQ; via the coding sequence ATGAATGTAGAAGAATTCAGAATATACTGCCTGTCAAAGCATAAGGTAACGGAAGAATTTCCATTCGATGAGACAACACTTGTCTTCAAAGTATGCGGAAAAATGTTTGCTTTAACTGGCCTTGATAACCCGGAATTTAAAGTGAATTTGAAATGTGATCCAGACAGGGCCCTGGAATTACGAGAATCGTACGATAGTATTGATGAAGGATATCATATGAGTAAGGTACATTGGAACACCCTTACCATAGATGGTTCCTTTTCAGACAAACTATTTTGTGAACTGATAGATCATTCGTACGAACTTGTGATTAAAGGTCTTCCTAAAAAGATCAGGGAGGAATTTTTCCAATGA
- a CDS encoding aldehyde dehydrogenase (NADP(+)) yields the protein MITGKNHIGWQLSAKGGKLFKTFNPVSNEENKYDFYEASNEEIDNAVNLAWEAFSSYQLVSGASKSEFLNAIADEIEALGEELIETYCAESGLPAGRAMGERGRTIFQLRSFADLVKKGDWVEAHIDTAIPDRSPIPKPDLRKMMVPLGPVVVFGASNFPLAYSTAGGDTAAALAAGCPVIVKSHPMHAGTGELVASAIIKAAQKTGMPVGVFSNLNSSGIEVGVQLVQHPKVKAVGFTGSINGGRALYDLAAKREEPIPVFAEMGSVNPVVFLPKALDQRGTDLAKTYAGSVTLGTGQFCTNPGLLFGIKGSSLDNFISELAKAITAIEPGCMLHPNIIGAYENNKKKALSQEGITLVAQYDDTTGNNVARQAVTTVQGRTFLENPLLHQEVFGPFTMVVQCENKKQLEEIIYKLEGQLTGTLIAEGNEANDYNGIVNALKNRVGRIIFNGVPTGVEVCPSMVHGGPYPASTDSRFTAVGINAIKRWVRPFSFQDWPDHLLPDALKNENPLGIVRLVNNELSSEPL from the coding sequence ATGATAACAGGAAAAAATCACATCGGCTGGCAATTGTCTGCTAAAGGAGGGAAGTTGTTCAAGACCTTTAACCCTGTCAGCAACGAGGAAAATAAATATGATTTTTATGAAGCCTCCAATGAGGAAATAGACAATGCAGTGAATCTGGCCTGGGAGGCATTTAGTAGTTATCAGTTGGTGTCTGGTGCATCCAAAAGTGAATTCCTAAATGCGATAGCAGATGAAATTGAAGCTCTTGGTGAGGAATTGATCGAAACCTATTGCGCTGAATCAGGGCTTCCTGCAGGAAGAGCAATGGGAGAAAGAGGCAGAACGATTTTTCAACTAAGGAGTTTTGCCGATTTGGTAAAAAAAGGAGATTGGGTTGAGGCTCATATCGATACTGCTATTCCGGACCGAAGCCCGATTCCAAAACCTGACTTAAGAAAGATGATGGTACCGCTCGGGCCCGTTGTGGTTTTTGGAGCAAGTAATTTCCCTTTGGCTTATTCAACTGCAGGAGGGGATACGGCGGCGGCATTAGCGGCTGGTTGCCCTGTGATCGTGAAGTCACATCCAATGCATGCAGGAACAGGAGAGTTGGTGGCCTCAGCAATCATCAAAGCGGCTCAAAAAACAGGAATGCCTGTGGGGGTTTTTTCAAATCTTAACAGCAGTGGAATCGAAGTTGGCGTCCAGCTGGTGCAGCATCCCAAAGTAAAGGCAGTTGGATTCACGGGAAGTATCAATGGAGGTCGGGCCCTCTACGATCTTGCTGCCAAAAGAGAGGAGCCCATACCCGTGTTTGCGGAGATGGGAAGCGTTAACCCAGTGGTCTTTTTGCCTAAGGCACTTGATCAAAGAGGAACAGACCTGGCTAAGACCTACGCCGGTTCCGTTACGCTAGGAACGGGTCAGTTTTGTACGAATCCGGGCCTTCTATTTGGTATAAAGGGGAGTTCGCTCGACAATTTTATTTCAGAATTAGCCAAAGCGATCACTGCCATCGAACCGGGTTGTATGTTGCATCCGAATATAATTGGTGCTTATGAAAACAACAAGAAAAAAGCCCTTTCTCAGGAAGGAATTACCTTAGTGGCTCAATACGATGATACCACCGGAAATAATGTGGCTCGACAGGCAGTAACCACTGTTCAGGGGAGAACTTTTCTTGAAAACCCGTTGTTGCATCAGGAGGTATTTGGCCCTTTTACCATGGTTGTTCAATGTGAAAATAAAAAACAACTTGAGGAGATCATTTACAAGCTTGAAGGGCAGTTAACAGGAACTTTGATAGCTGAAGGAAATGAGGCAAATGACTATAATGGCATTGTTAATGCACTTAAGAACAGAGTAGGCAGAATCATCTTTAATGGAGTGCCTACCGGAGTAGAAGTATGTCCTTCAATGGTCCATGGGGGTCCGTATCCTGCCTCGACCGACAGCCGGTTTACAGCAGTGGGGATCAACGCCATAAAAAGATGGGTCAGGCCATTTAGTTTTCAGGACTGGCCGGATCATTTGTTACCGGATGCGCTAAAAAACGAGAATCCTCTTGGTATTGTAAGGTTAGTGAACAATGAATTAAGTTCGGAACCTCTTTAA
- a CDS encoding AraC family transcriptional regulator — translation MKVFPFKIPKPENSTLIVQNDKVDMLYNKLHQHQEIQISYVIKGEGNCIIGDYVGEFKKDDIFIIGENVPHVFNNDPSDEGVHVISLFFTESSFGQHFFEFPEFKRFNNIFQRASLGIKIKPKSDQLVLLFSKIDSKTKFEKFIDFMHILQFISREKLETLSSEIHNKSYGEEEGKRMRDIFEFSLSKYDENISLDQVAEIANMTPNAFCRYFKQRTNKTYINFLLDIRIENACKLLAKKSDLSIAEISYRSGFNNLTNFNRKFKSIKSMTPSEFRKRAK, via the coding sequence ATGAAGGTATTTCCATTTAAGATTCCGAAGCCTGAAAATTCCACCCTGATCGTGCAGAATGACAAAGTGGATATGCTCTATAATAAACTACATCAGCATCAAGAAATCCAAATCAGTTATGTTATAAAAGGTGAAGGCAATTGTATCATTGGAGATTATGTTGGAGAATTCAAAAAAGACGATATTTTCATAATTGGTGAAAATGTACCTCATGTCTTCAATAATGACCCTTCAGATGAAGGGGTTCATGTGATCTCATTATTTTTCACCGAGTCCAGTTTTGGTCAGCATTTTTTTGAGTTTCCCGAATTTAAAAGATTCAACAACATTTTCCAAAGGGCTTCCCTCGGCATAAAAATTAAACCTAAATCCGATCAACTTGTTTTACTTTTTTCCAAAATCGATTCAAAGACTAAATTTGAAAAATTTATCGATTTTATGCATATCCTTCAATTTATTTCCAGAGAAAAACTTGAAACCTTATCCTCTGAAATTCACAACAAATCTTATGGCGAGGAAGAGGGTAAAAGAATGAGAGATATTTTTGAATTTTCGCTGTCAAAATACGATGAGAACATTTCGCTTGATCAAGTTGCTGAGATCGCCAATATGACGCCAAATGCCTTTTGCCGCTATTTCAAGCAGCGGACAAACAAAACCTATATCAATTTCCTGCTCGATATCAGAATCGAAAACGCTTGTAAACTTTTAGCTAAAAAATCAGACCTTAGCATTGCCGAGATTTCGTATCGGAGTGGATTTAATAATCTTACCAATTTCAATCGGAAATTCAAATCGATCAAAAGCATGACTCCTTCTGAATTCAGGAAAAGAGCGAAATAA
- a CDS encoding dihydrodipicolinate synthase family protein produces MTIQWKGVMPAVTTKFTDQDELDLDNFKVNIQAQLDAGVHGIILGGTLGEASTLSELEKRTLVRETVAFVKGSVPVIINIAEQSTKAAIELARMAEEDGASGLMMLPPMRYKADDRETVTYFKKVAQSTSLPIMIYNNPVDYGIEVTLDMFEELLRECPNIQAVKESTRDISNISRIRNRFGNRLAILCGVDTLALESLLIGADGWVAGLVCAFPAETVAIYELAKAGRTDEAIAIYRWFLPLLELDINTKLVQNIKLAEVATRIGTENVREPRLPLAGEERKKVLAIIDEAIKNRPLLPDYKNL; encoded by the coding sequence ATGACAATACAATGGAAAGGGGTTATGCCCGCTGTAACAACCAAATTTACGGATCAGGATGAATTGGATCTGGATAATTTTAAAGTAAATATACAGGCTCAACTTGATGCAGGGGTACACGGTATTATTCTTGGAGGAACATTGGGAGAGGCAAGTACATTAAGCGAACTGGAAAAAAGAACACTGGTAAGAGAAACTGTTGCTTTTGTAAAAGGAAGCGTGCCGGTCATCATCAATATTGCGGAGCAATCTACCAAAGCTGCCATTGAACTTGCAAGAATGGCCGAAGAGGATGGAGCAAGCGGATTGATGATGTTGCCTCCAATGCGTTACAAGGCAGATGACAGGGAAACCGTCACCTATTTTAAAAAGGTTGCACAAAGCACCAGTTTGCCGATCATGATCTATAATAATCCGGTTGATTATGGGATTGAGGTCACCCTGGATATGTTTGAAGAACTTTTAAGAGAGTGTCCCAATATTCAGGCCGTAAAAGAATCAACAAGAGATATTTCAAACATCAGCAGAATCAGAAATCGATTTGGAAACAGGCTGGCCATTTTATGCGGGGTTGACACCTTGGCCCTGGAAAGCCTTTTGATCGGAGCTGATGGTTGGGTCGCCGGTTTGGTTTGTGCGTTTCCTGCCGAAACGGTTGCGATTTACGAATTGGCAAAAGCTGGCAGAACTGATGAAGCCATTGCGATTTACAGATGGTTTTTACCATTGTTGGAATTAGATATAAACACTAAATTAGTACAGAATATCAAACTGGCAGAAGTAGCCACCAGAATAGGGACAGAGAATGTAAGAGAACCGCGATTACCATTGGCTGGAGAAGAAAGGAAAAAAGTTTTGGCCATTATTGATGAGGCCATCAAGAACAGGCCCCTGCTACCTGATTATAAAAATCTGTAA